The following are from one region of the Mesorhizobium sp. B2-8-5 genome:
- a CDS encoding ABC transporter substrate-binding protein, whose translation MKKLLALSALAAMLASGTALADTSGKKIAFSNNYAGNSWRQAMLDSYGIVTKKAVDDKIVAAADVFTTADKEVPTQAAQVQNLILQGYDAIVINAASPDALNGAIKQACDAGITVVSFDGTVTEPCAYRVVVDFKDMGKQEVEQMAKFQPKGGNLLEIRGLAGTSIDDAIHAGILEGVAAHPEFKIVGSVTGDWDQTTAQKAVATILPSLPDVVGIVDQGGDGYGAAQAFAAAGKPRPTIIMGNRQDELKWWKEQKEKDGYQTWSASIAPGVSTLAFWVAQQVLDGRKDIPHDLLVPYLAFTQDDFEAALPNIKEGGVATHEYTQEDAIAAIKANIKQ comes from the coding sequence ATGAAAAAACTGCTCGCATTGAGTGCACTTGCGGCGATGCTCGCCTCGGGCACCGCGCTTGCCGACACCAGCGGCAAGAAGATCGCCTTCTCCAACAATTATGCCGGCAATTCGTGGCGCCAGGCGATGCTCGACAGCTACGGCATCGTCACCAAGAAGGCGGTCGACGACAAGATCGTCGCCGCAGCGGACGTCTTCACCACCGCCGACAAGGAAGTGCCGACCCAAGCCGCGCAGGTGCAGAACCTGATCCTGCAGGGCTATGACGCCATCGTCATCAACGCCGCCTCGCCGGATGCGCTCAACGGCGCCATCAAGCAGGCCTGCGATGCCGGCATCACCGTCGTCTCCTTCGACGGTACTGTCACCGAACCCTGCGCCTACCGCGTCGTCGTCGACTTCAAGGACATGGGCAAGCAGGAAGTCGAGCAGATGGCCAAGTTCCAGCCCAAGGGCGGCAATCTGCTGGAAATCCGCGGTCTCGCCGGCACCTCGATCGACGATGCCATCCATGCCGGCATCCTCGAGGGCGTCGCCGCCCATCCGGAGTTCAAGATCGTCGGTTCGGTGACCGGCGACTGGGACCAGACCACGGCGCAGAAGGCGGTGGCGACCATCCTGCCGTCGCTGCCCGATGTCGTCGGCATCGTCGACCAGGGCGGTGACGGCTATGGCGCCGCGCAGGCCTTCGCCGCAGCCGGCAAGCCGCGCCCGACCATCATCATGGGCAACCGCCAGGACGAGCTGAAGTGGTGGAAGGAGCAGAAGGAAAAGGACGGCTACCAGACCTGGTCGGCCTCGATCGCGCCCGGCGTGTCGACGCTGGCCTTCTGGGTGGCGCAGCAGGTGCTCGACGGCCGCAAGGACATCCCGCACGATCTTCTGGTGCCCTATCTGGCCTTCACCCAGGACGATTTCGAGGCCGCGCTGCCGAACATCAAGGAAGGCGGCGTCGCCACCCACGAATACACGCAGGAAGACGCCATCGCGGCGATCAAGGCCAACATCAAGCAATAG
- a CDS encoding sugar ABC transporter ATP-binding protein, with protein MLQAIADIVRLDGAEKHFGAVRALNGVDFHVGAGECVGLVGHNGAGKSTLMHMVAGTLRPDGGQIAVRGNQEASYSVARALELGIRCVFQELSLCPNLSIAENTRINHPSLAGFGWRRKAADLIRAKLDEIFPDHGISADDIAGDLSIGRRQMVEVARAFTLTREPLHLVILDEPTSSLDAHTAGQLLSFVRRFVEKGGSCILISHVLGEVLQNADRIVVMRDGKVVAADAANAFDRDKLVAAMGGAEGHHKAAAEARKSEPGALRVRARPARQQDGKELVARAGEIIGLAGLAGHGQTDLLLAIFSAASRARAGIEVTAPVALVAGDRQSDGIFSQWSIAQNIGIRSLARLRNGLLISPQREAELAEFWKKKIGIRTPDMNNNIFSLSGGNQQKALFARALGSDAEIVLMDDPMRGVDIGTKLEVYDLVREEAAKGRTFLWYTTETEELDNCDHVYVFKNGRIVANLGRDELTEEKIIQSSFGDAA; from the coding sequence ATGCTCCAGGCTATTGCAGATATCGTCAGACTGGACGGCGCCGAAAAGCATTTCGGCGCCGTCCGGGCGCTTAACGGTGTCGACTTCCATGTCGGCGCCGGCGAATGCGTCGGGTTGGTCGGGCATAACGGCGCCGGCAAGTCGACGCTCATGCATATGGTGGCCGGCACGCTGCGGCCGGATGGCGGGCAGATCGCCGTGCGCGGCAATCAGGAGGCAAGCTATTCGGTGGCGCGGGCGCTCGAGCTCGGCATACGCTGCGTGTTTCAGGAACTGTCGCTCTGCCCCAATCTCAGCATTGCCGAGAATACGCGCATCAACCATCCCTCGCTCGCCGGTTTCGGCTGGCGGCGCAAGGCCGCGGATCTCATCCGCGCCAAGCTCGACGAGATCTTTCCCGACCACGGCATTTCGGCCGACGACATTGCCGGCGACCTTTCGATCGGCAGGCGGCAGATGGTCGAGGTGGCGCGCGCCTTCACGCTGACCCGCGAGCCGCTGCACCTTGTCATCCTCGACGAGCCGACCTCCTCGCTCGATGCGCATACGGCGGGGCAATTGCTTTCATTCGTGCGCCGCTTCGTCGAAAAGGGCGGCAGCTGCATCCTGATCTCGCATGTGCTGGGCGAGGTGTTGCAGAACGCCGACCGCATCGTGGTGATGCGCGACGGCAAGGTGGTCGCGGCGGATGCCGCCAATGCCTTCGATCGCGATAAGCTGGTCGCCGCCATGGGTGGCGCCGAAGGGCATCACAAAGCCGCCGCCGAGGCCCGCAAGAGCGAGCCTGGCGCGCTCAGGGTTCGCGCGCGCCCGGCCAGGCAGCAGGACGGCAAGGAGCTTGTCGCCCGCGCCGGCGAGATCATCGGGCTTGCCGGCCTTGCCGGCCACGGCCAGACGGACCTGCTCCTGGCCATATTCTCAGCTGCCTCCCGCGCCAGGGCAGGCATCGAGGTCACCGCGCCGGTGGCGCTGGTCGCCGGCGACCGCCAGTCGGACGGCATCTTTTCGCAATGGTCGATCGCGCAGAATATCGGCATCCGCTCGCTGGCCCGGCTGCGCAACGGCCTGCTGATCTCGCCGCAGCGCGAGGCCGAGCTCGCCGAATTCTGGAAGAAGAAGATCGGCATCCGCACGCCGGACATGAACAACAACATCTTCTCGCTGTCGGGCGGCAATCAGCAGAAGGCGCTGTTTGCCCGTGCGCTCGGCTCCGACGCCGAGATCGTGCTGATGGACGACCCGATGCGCGGCGTCGATATCGGCACCAAGCTCGAAGTCTACGATCTCGTGCGCGAGGAGGCCGCCAAGGGCCGCACTTTCCTCTGGTACACCACCGAGACCGAGGAGCTCGACAATTGCGATCATGTCTATGTCTTCAAGAACGGCCGCATCGTCGCCAATCTTGGGCGCGACGAGCTGACGGAGGAAAAGATCATCCAGTCCTCGTTCGGCGATGCGGCCTGA
- a CDS encoding ABC transporter permease, whose product MTAIAPGTLPKSSPRGSAARARLLRGLLPALSLALVLIAIAWLNPRAISYFGFNLMLNLAIPIALATIAQMFVIAGNELDLSIGTFVGFVGCVTATWLRDAPLIGIGILLGSIGVYALLGALIHLRNLPSIVVTLGMSFVWQGLAILVLPKPGGKAPDWLLSIMSFKPPYIPFPILAALLIAAVVHFGLMRTSYGVILRGSGGNAAALRRAGWSLLKTKVVLFALTGLFGVLSGMALIGITTSADANIGNGYTLLSIAGVILGGGEFVGGRVSPIGAVLGALTLALAASPLLTFMHIPPDWQVAANGAILIIVLAARVLISRRER is encoded by the coding sequence ATGACCGCGATCGCTCCCGGCACGCTCCCGAAATCCTCGCCGCGCGGCAGCGCTGCCCGAGCGCGCCTGCTGCGCGGCCTCTTGCCGGCCTTGTCGCTGGCGCTGGTGCTGATCGCGATCGCCTGGCTCAATCCGCGCGCCATCAGCTATTTCGGCTTCAACCTGATGCTCAACCTGGCGATCCCGATCGCGCTGGCGACGATCGCGCAGATGTTCGTCATCGCCGGCAACGAGCTCGATCTGTCCATAGGGACATTCGTCGGCTTCGTCGGCTGTGTCACCGCGACCTGGCTGAGGGACGCGCCGCTCATCGGCATCGGGATTCTGCTGGGATCGATCGGCGTCTATGCCTTGCTCGGCGCGCTGATCCACCTGCGCAATTTGCCGTCGATCGTTGTCACGCTCGGCATGAGTTTCGTCTGGCAGGGGCTTGCCATCCTGGTCCTGCCCAAGCCGGGCGGCAAGGCGCCGGACTGGCTGCTTTCGATCATGTCCTTCAAGCCGCCCTACATCCCGTTTCCGATCCTTGCCGCGCTGCTGATCGCCGCGGTCGTGCATTTCGGCCTGATGCGCACGTCCTATGGCGTGATCCTGCGCGGTTCCGGCGGCAACGCCGCGGCGCTGAGGCGCGCCGGCTGGTCGCTGCTCAAGACCAAGGTCGTGCTCTTCGCTCTGACAGGCCTGTTCGGCGTGCTTTCCGGCATGGCGCTGATCGGCATCACCACCTCGGCCGACGCCAATATCGGCAACGGCTACACACTGCTGTCGATTGCCGGCGTCATCCTCGGCGGCGGCGAGTTCGTCGGCGGGCGCGTGTCGCCGATCGGCGCGGTGCTCGGGGCGCTGACGCTGGCGCTGGCCGCATCACCGCTCTTGACCTTCATGCACATCCCGCCCGACTGGCAGGTGGCCGCCAATGGCGCGATCCTGATCATCGTGCTTGCCGCGCGGGTGCTGATCAGCCGCAGGGAGCGGTAA
- a CDS encoding ABC transporter permease has protein sequence MASLRMVLEKPWIWSFVGALVVWLATIVFTGGYGAGGMVTAALSLAVFTVIVGVGQMFVITLGPGNVDLSLPANIGLASAVAMKVMGGSDAMIVVGLLAALACGAAIGAINYLLIWALRIPPIIATLSASFIIQSVDISYGRGLQIKPPPGFADFTNWQVLGIPVLAMLTVVFTIGAALALQRMIYGRSVLAIGQNIRAAWLAGVHVGRIRFLTYTLCGALGGIDGALLAGYFRGANVDIGNEYLLASIAVVVIGGTSVAGGKANVPGVWGAGLFLVLLLTMLNTFGVSAGVRLVLTGLIIVGVITAAGGEKAVR, from the coding sequence ATGGCCTCGCTGCGTATGGTGCTCGAAAAGCCCTGGATCTGGTCCTTTGTCGGCGCGCTGGTCGTCTGGCTGGCAACGATCGTCTTCACCGGCGGCTATGGCGCCGGCGGCATGGTCACGGCGGCGCTCTCGCTTGCCGTCTTCACCGTCATCGTCGGCGTCGGCCAGATGTTCGTCATCACGCTGGGACCCGGCAATGTCGACCTGTCGCTGCCGGCCAATATCGGGCTGGCCAGCGCGGTCGCGATGAAGGTGATGGGCGGCAGCGATGCCATGATCGTCGTCGGGCTGCTCGCGGCACTTGCCTGCGGCGCCGCGATCGGCGCCATCAACTACCTGCTGATCTGGGCGCTGCGCATCCCGCCGATCATCGCCACGCTGTCGGCGAGCTTCATCATCCAGTCGGTCGACATCAGCTATGGCCGCGGGTTGCAGATCAAGCCGCCGCCGGGTTTCGCCGACTTCACCAACTGGCAGGTGCTGGGCATTCCGGTGCTGGCGATGCTGACGGTGGTCTTCACCATCGGCGCCGCGCTTGCGCTGCAGCGCATGATCTACGGCCGATCGGTGCTGGCAATCGGCCAGAACATCCGCGCCGCCTGGCTCGCCGGCGTCCATGTCGGCCGCATCCGCTTCCTCACCTACACGCTGTGCGGCGCGCTGGGCGGCATCGACGGGGCGCTGCTCGCCGGTTACTTCCGCGGCGCCAATGTCGACATCGGCAACGAATACCTGCTGGCCTCGATCGCGGTCGTGGTCATCGGCGGCACCTCGGTCGCCGGCGGCAAGGCCAACGTGCCGGGCGTCTGGGGCGCCGGCCTGTTCCTGGTGCTCTTGCTCACCATGCTCAATACCTTCGGCGTTAGCGCCGGCGTGCGGCTGGTGCTGACCGGACTGATCATCGTCGGCGTAATCACGGCGGCCGGCGGCGAGAAGGCGGTGCGCTAA
- a CDS encoding IS110 family transposase, with protein MIAQNYVGCDISKQWLDFFDETSGRLRRIDNQADAIAAYVAGLDPSRDFVVMEATGVHDRLLRHALAKAGVPFSRHNPAHTHHYAKSTRRRAKTDPLDARMLSDYGRRYNPEAEPAPREEVERLQSLARYRDQLVEMRATAKKHLAKAFNEIVIADLEETIAYLDTRIKAIESQIADVIRQAEDTARDYTLMVSVPGVSKVGAFSLLALLPELGQRSPKAIAALVGLAPFDNKSGKLNRRSQIQGGRSRVRRALYMAALTAIRTCERFKTFYSALAARSGSKKLAIIAVARKLLVVLNAIMRDKTAFA; from the coding sequence ATGATAGCCCAGAACTATGTCGGCTGCGACATCTCAAAGCAGTGGCTCGATTTTTTTGATGAGACAAGTGGCCGTCTTCGGCGCATCGACAACCAGGCCGACGCGATCGCGGCGTATGTGGCGGGCCTTGATCCCAGTCGGGACTTCGTCGTCATGGAGGCGACAGGCGTCCATGACCGGCTTCTGCGCCATGCGCTGGCCAAGGCCGGCGTGCCGTTCTCGCGGCACAACCCAGCGCATACCCACCACTATGCGAAGTCGACGAGACGGCGGGCCAAGACCGATCCTCTCGACGCCAGGATGCTGAGCGACTACGGCCGTCGCTATAATCCTGAGGCCGAGCCGGCGCCGCGCGAAGAAGTCGAGCGGCTTCAATCGCTTGCCCGCTACCGCGATCAACTGGTCGAGATGCGGGCAACGGCGAAGAAGCACCTCGCCAAGGCCTTCAATGAGATCGTCATTGCCGATCTGGAAGAAACGATCGCCTACCTCGACACGCGCATCAAGGCGATCGAGAGCCAGATTGCCGACGTCATTCGTCAAGCCGAGGACACCGCCCGCGATTACACGCTCATGGTCTCCGTGCCCGGTGTCTCCAAGGTCGGCGCATTCTCGCTGCTGGCGCTTCTGCCCGAGCTCGGCCAGCGCTCACCCAAGGCGATCGCGGCACTGGTCGGCCTGGCCCCGTTCGACAACAAAAGCGGCAAGCTCAACCGCAGGAGCCAGATCCAGGGCGGGCGATCACGCGTGCGCCGCGCTCTCTACATGGCAGCCCTCACCGCCATCAGAACCTGTGAGCGCTTCAAGACCTTCTACAGCGCACTTGCTGCCCGCTCCGGCTCCAAGAAGCTCGCCATCATCGCCGTCGCAAGGAAGCTCCTGGTCGTCCTCAACGCCATCATGCGCGATAAAACCGCATTCGCATGA
- the ppa gene encoding inorganic diphosphatase — protein MRIEAIATGKNPPDDVNVIIEVPIGGEPIKYEMDKEAGTLFVDRFLHTSMRYPGNYGFVPHTLSGDGDPIDVLVCNTRALVPGCVINVRPIGVLIMEDNAGQDEKVIAVPSPKLTLRYENVTEYTHLPEITRQQVQHFFEHYKDLEPGKWVKIEGWHDSKYAKKMIVDAIKRAKAAK, from the coding sequence ATGCGTATCGAAGCGATTGCGACCGGAAAGAACCCACCTGACGACGTCAACGTCATCATCGAGGTGCCGATCGGCGGCGAGCCGATCAAATACGAGATGGACAAGGAGGCCGGCACGCTGTTCGTCGACCGCTTCCTGCACACCTCGATGCGCTATCCCGGTAATTACGGCTTCGTGCCGCACACGCTGTCGGGCGACGGCGACCCGATCGACGTTCTGGTCTGCAACACGCGCGCGCTGGTGCCGGGCTGCGTCATCAATGTTCGGCCGATCGGCGTCTTGATCATGGAAGACAATGCCGGCCAGGACGAGAAGGTGATCGCCGTTCCCTCGCCGAAGCTGACGCTGCGCTACGAGAACGTAACCGAATACACGCACCTGCCGGAAATCACGCGCCAGCAGGTGCAGCACTTCTTCGAGCATTACAAGGATCTCGAGCCTGGCAAGTGGGTCAAGATCGAGGGCTGGCACGACTCCAAATATGCCAAGAAGATGATCGTCGACGCGATCAAGCGGGCCAAGGCGGCAAAGTAG
- a CDS encoding GNAT family N-acetyltransferase, which produces MNTLTIDIRKAEPRDASAIAEVHQQAWRGAYSGIIPHRTLTSMINRRGVDWWANAIRRAATVLVVEIGGTVAGYATIGKNRARELRQQGEIYELYLRPEYQGIGLGSRLFKAAKARLADHGLRGLVVWALEDNHNALAFYAGNGGRDIAEGVEVFEQKALKKVAFVWND; this is translated from the coding sequence ATGAACACGCTGACGATCGACATCCGGAAGGCAGAGCCGCGCGACGCGAGCGCCATTGCCGAGGTGCACCAGCAGGCCTGGCGCGGCGCCTATTCCGGCATCATCCCGCACCGCACGCTGACCTCGATGATCAACCGCCGCGGCGTCGACTGGTGGGCCAACGCGATTCGCCGCGCCGCCACCGTGCTGGTGGTCGAGATCGGCGGGACGGTCGCCGGCTACGCCACGATCGGCAAGAACCGCGCCCGCGAGCTCCGCCAGCAGGGCGAGATCTACGAGCTTTACCTGCGTCCCGAATATCAGGGCATCGGGCTCGGCAGCCGTCTGTTCAAGGCGGCCAAGGCCCGGCTCGCCGACCATGGCCTGCGTGGCCTGGTGGTCTGGGCGCTGGAAGACAACCACAACGCCCTGGCCTTCTATGCCGGCAATGGCGGCCGTGATATCGCCGAAGGCGTCGAGGTCTTCGAGCAGAAGGCGCTGAAGAAGGTCGCCTTCGTCTGGAATGACTAG
- a CDS encoding TPM domain-containing protein, producing MATRSISAEDHDRIAEAIRTAELKTDGEIYCVVARASDGYFFPAAFTTTIGLFIASLAVAYGLEAWWLTIRLPHFVLAQVLAQASVLALLWFLPALRIHFVPRRLRYQAAHANAMKQFLARNVHRTQARTGVLIFVSIAERYAEVVADSGIDAKVGQHVWDGVVRDLTKHAGDDRLPDGFVKAIGTVGAVLAEHFPVTEGDANELDDHLVEI from the coding sequence ATGGCAACGCGATCGATCAGCGCCGAGGACCATGACCGCATCGCCGAGGCGATCCGGACGGCCGAGTTGAAGACCGACGGCGAGATCTACTGCGTCGTCGCTCGAGCCAGCGACGGCTACTTCTTTCCGGCTGCGTTCACGACGACGATCGGCCTGTTCATCGCCAGCCTTGCCGTCGCCTACGGGCTGGAGGCCTGGTGGTTGACCATCCGGCTACCGCATTTCGTCCTGGCACAAGTGCTGGCGCAGGCCTCGGTGCTCGCCCTGCTCTGGTTTCTGCCCGCCTTGCGCATTCATTTCGTGCCGAGAAGGCTGCGCTATCAGGCGGCGCACGCCAATGCGATGAAGCAGTTCCTGGCCCGCAACGTCCACCGCACGCAGGCGCGCACGGGCGTGCTCATCTTCGTCTCCATCGCCGAGCGCTATGCCGAGGTCGTCGCCGACTCCGGCATCGATGCCAAGGTCGGCCAGCATGTCTGGGACGGCGTTGTGCGCGACCTGACGAAGCATGCCGGCGACGACCGGCTGCCCGACGGCTTCGTCAAGGCCATCGGCACGGTCGGCGCGGTGCTCGCCGAGCATTTCCCGGTGACCGAAGGCGACGCCAACGAGCTCGACGATCATCTCGTCGAAATCTGA
- a CDS encoding TPM domain-containing protein translates to MRGRWPAGQRGGCRSAFAGVLLALFLLPLAALAADLPALTGRIVDNASIIDAGTRAALTQKLADFETKGSDQIVVATIPSLGGEEIEPYANRLFRFWKLGQAKENNGVLLLVAPNDRKMRIEVGYGLEGTLTDLHTKLIIENDMVPAFRAGDFSGGITKAVDDMIMVLEGNPEELEARGKRNEQAPFNSDDLFFAIFITIWALIFFGGIAMTVLPPIFGQKIGPGRYRWLGMTFEPGRRSSSSSGGGWSSGGGGWSSGGGGGGFSGGGGSSGGGGSSGSW, encoded by the coding sequence TTGCGGGGGAGATGGCCGGCAGGCCAGAGGGGGGGGTGCCGGAGCGCCTTCGCCGGTGTTTTGCTCGCTCTCTTCCTCCTCCCCCTCGCCGCCCTCGCCGCCGACCTCCCCGCGCTGACCGGCCGCATCGTCGACAATGCCAGCATCATCGATGCCGGCACACGCGCGGCGCTGACCCAGAAACTTGCCGACTTCGAGACAAAAGGCTCGGACCAGATCGTCGTCGCCACCATACCCAGCCTCGGCGGCGAGGAGATCGAGCCTTACGCCAACCGGCTGTTCCGCTTCTGGAAGCTCGGCCAGGCCAAGGAAAACAACGGCGTGCTGCTCCTGGTGGCGCCCAACGACCGCAAGATGCGCATCGAGGTCGGCTATGGTCTCGAAGGCACGCTCACCGACCTGCACACCAAGCTGATCATCGAGAACGACATGGTGCCGGCCTTCCGCGCCGGCGATTTCTCCGGCGGCATCACCAAGGCTGTCGACGACATGATCATGGTGCTGGAGGGCAATCCGGAGGAGCTCGAAGCGCGCGGCAAGCGCAACGAGCAGGCGCCGTTCAACTCCGATGACCTGTTTTTCGCCATCTTCATCACCATCTGGGCGCTGATCTTCTTCGGCGGCATCGCGATGACGGTGCTGCCGCCGATCTTCGGCCAGAAGATCGGACCCGGCCGCTACCGCTGGCTCGGCATGACTTTCGAGCCTGGCCGGCGATCCTCCTCGTCGAGTGGCGGTGGCTGGTCGTCGGGCGGCGGAGGCTGGTCGTCGGGTGGCGGCGGCGGCGGGTTTTCCGGCGGCGGCGGCTCGTCCGGTGGCGGCGGCTCCTCGGGAAGCTGGTGA
- a CDS encoding LemA family protein, translating to MITERLSPPSVFRNLPAFLMMAFVLPLLAGCGYNTIPTAEENAKAAWSEVLNQYQRRSDLIPNLVETVKGYASHEKDTLDAVVQARAKATQITVTPDTLKDPEALKKFQDAQAGLTSALSRLIAVSEAYPDLKANQNFLALQAQLEGTENRIAVARRDYIQAVRDYNLTLKTFPSVLWATLWFRANEPYANFTVEEDKMQVPKVDFGTSTTKQGG from the coding sequence ATGATTACAGAGCGCCTCTCACCACCTTCCGTCTTCCGCAATCTGCCTGCCTTCCTGATGATGGCTTTCGTGCTGCCGCTGCTCGCCGGCTGCGGCTACAACACCATTCCGACGGCGGAAGAGAACGCCAAGGCGGCCTGGAGCGAGGTGCTCAACCAGTATCAGCGCCGTTCCGACCTGATCCCGAACCTGGTCGAGACGGTGAAAGGCTATGCCTCGCATGAAAAGGATACGCTCGATGCGGTCGTCCAGGCGCGCGCCAAGGCGACGCAGATCACGGTGACGCCCGACACGCTGAAGGATCCCGAGGCGCTGAAGAAGTTCCAGGATGCCCAGGCCGGGCTGACCAGCGCGCTGTCGCGGCTGATCGCGGTGTCGGAAGCCTATCCCGACCTCAAGGCAAACCAGAACTTCCTGGCGTTGCAGGCGCAGCTCGAAGGCACCGAGAACCGCATCGCGGTGGCGCGGCGCGACTACATCCAGGCGGTCAGGGACTACAATCTGACGCTGAAGACCTTCCCGTCGGTGCTGTGGGCGACGTTGTGGTTCCGCGCCAACGAACCTTACGCCAACTTCACGGTGGAAGAGGACAAGATGCAGGTGCCGAAGGTCGATTTCGGCACGAGCACCACCAAGCAGGGCGGGTGA
- the pdxY gene encoding pyridoxal kinase PdxY has product MNAEKTDAPRAVIVISSHVARGSVGNRAAVFALETLGFPVWAVPTVILPWHPGHSRATRIVPPLDQFKALMADLERAPWLGEVRAVLSGYLGEAGQADAVASLVAAVKERTPNALYVCDPVMGDSGGLYVPEPTAVAMRDKLMPIADIATPNRYELEWMAGAPLPDIKAVTAAALHAGPSTMLVTSAPAMMMGGTGNFLLDGSQALLAEHRVIEKPPNGLGDLTAAVYLARVLSGQAPVKALQSTTAAVYEILARTAKRGGDELQLETDAQSLSHPMAMVQLRHLLHPGRDKRA; this is encoded by the coding sequence ATGAATGCAGAAAAAACCGACGCGCCGCGCGCGGTCATCGTCATCTCCAGCCATGTCGCCCGCGGTTCGGTCGGCAACCGCGCCGCGGTCTTTGCGCTGGAGACGCTGGGTTTCCCGGTCTGGGCAGTGCCCACCGTCATCCTGCCCTGGCATCCGGGCCACAGCCGGGCCACGCGCATCGTGCCGCCGCTCGATCAGTTCAAGGCGCTGATGGCCGATCTCGAGCGCGCGCCGTGGCTGGGCGAGGTAAGGGCCGTGCTTTCGGGCTATCTCGGCGAGGCCGGCCAGGCCGACGCGGTCGCCTCGCTGGTCGCCGCTGTCAAGGAAAGGACTCCGAACGCGCTTTACGTCTGCGACCCGGTTATGGGCGATTCCGGCGGGCTCTACGTGCCTGAACCGACGGCCGTTGCCATGCGCGACAAATTGATGCCGATCGCGGATATCGCGACGCCCAACCGCTATGAGCTGGAATGGATGGCGGGCGCGCCGCTGCCCGACATCAAGGCGGTCACGGCGGCGGCGCTTCATGCCGGCCCTTCGACTATGCTGGTGACCTCGGCACCCGCCATGATGATGGGCGGCACCGGCAATTTCCTGCTCGACGGCAGCCAGGCGCTGCTTGCCGAGCACCGCGTGATCGAGAAGCCGCCGAATGGGCTCGGCGACCTGACGGCCGCCGTCTATCTGGCGCGCGTTCTCTCCGGCCAGGCGCCGGTCAAGGCGCTGCAATCGACCACCGCCGCGGTCTACGAGATCCTCGCCCGCACCGCCAAGCGCGGCGGCGACGAGCTGCAGCTCGAAACCGACGCGCAGAGCCTGTCGCATCCGATGGCCATGGTGCAGCTGCGCCACCTGCTGCATCCGGGGCGGGACAAGCGGGCGTGA
- a CDS encoding DUF429 domain-containing protein produces the protein MTPDGGLAGVDGCKAGWIAVHRETGVAPSVSVFPSFQSLLDALPNATIAVDMPIGLPDFSRKGGRGPEALVRPLLGARQSSVFAIPSRAALYADTSDFTTIEAWYAAHRLASAVAMETSDPPRGVSIQAFGIFSKIREIDQLVIARPDLRRRIFESHPEMAFCRLNGGTAMALPKKIKGAVNPAGMEERKALLCRHGYEKAFLDQAAPRGAASDDFLDAAAMMLIAGRIASGEARPSPDPPLADRFGIPVAIWA, from the coding sequence GTGACGCCAGACGGCGGCCTGGCCGGCGTCGACGGCTGCAAGGCCGGCTGGATCGCCGTCCACCGCGAAACGGGCGTCGCGCCGTCGGTTTCGGTCTTCCCGAGCTTCCAGTCGCTGCTCGACGCGCTGCCGAATGCCACCATCGCCGTCGACATGCCGATCGGCTTGCCGGATTTTTCGCGCAAGGGCGGCCGCGGGCCGGAAGCGCTGGTGCGGCCGCTGCTCGGGGCGCGGCAATCGAGCGTGTTCGCCATCCCCTCCCGAGCGGCGCTCTATGCCGACACCAGCGACTTCACCACGATCGAGGCCTGGTATGCGGCGCACCGGCTGGCAAGCGCGGTGGCGATGGAGACCTCCGACCCGCCGCGCGGCGTTTCGATCCAGGCCTTCGGTATTTTCTCGAAGATACGCGAGATCGACCAGTTGGTGATCGCACGGCCCGATTTGCGTCGCCGCATCTTCGAATCGCATCCGGAAATGGCGTTCTGCCGGCTGAATGGCGGCACGGCGATGGCCTTGCCGAAGAAGATCAAGGGCGCGGTCAACCCGGCCGGCATGGAGGAGCGCAAGGCGCTGCTTTGCCGGCATGGCTACGAGAAAGCCTTTCTCGACCAGGCAGCGCCACGAGGCGCCGCGAGCGACGATTTCCTCGACGCGGCGGCAATGATGCTGATTGCCGGGCGGATCGCCAGCGGCGAGGCGCGGCCGTCGCCCGATCCGCCGCTGGCCGACCGTTTCGGCATCCCCGTTGCCATCTGGGCGTGA